Proteins from one Effusibacillus pohliae DSM 22757 genomic window:
- a CDS encoding ArnT family glycosyltransferase: MGAVLRYLWIVKIPNPPIMDFLGYYKTALSFYRHQGLAVDGEPAGYVGIMYPLVLGCYFLLVGHSDVFTAKVFNVIISTASLVVFFFMMRKLLPNRRLAMAGYLILALLPNYIAYNSVLGSEILFTFLFAVTLWISITKVDNRWRYPLLGILCAVTALTRPFFLAYPAVLVMLHWIQTKSLKRSVAMAASVFVAMALTLSPWIYRNYKTFDAFIPVSYNGGVNLFINNNSDNLHGGYMPLEKVTPREGFKEKLRSVGAEYPQYSPKLEPLYRAEAQHWIVTHPLQFLQLGVAREKLTFFSGANDIEMWAIAENANKNTRRFMLFRHISDIVIHVLSGCGLLFLLINIPKTVVAIVRKRRIADFPSVILTMNILFYAAIYFVFEGQARYNFPVLFLLVIATLAFAYNAMQFDRLMEKDPVKPQSLQ; the protein is encoded by the coding sequence TTGGGTGCAGTACTGCGGTATCTGTGGATCGTGAAGATACCAAATCCGCCGATTATGGATTTTTTAGGCTATTACAAGACAGCGCTCAGTTTTTACCGCCATCAGGGGTTGGCTGTCGACGGGGAACCGGCCGGATATGTGGGGATTATGTACCCGTTGGTGCTGGGCTGTTATTTTCTCTTAGTCGGCCATTCCGATGTATTTACGGCAAAAGTGTTCAACGTGATCATTTCGACTGCTTCACTGGTCGTTTTTTTCTTCATGATGCGCAAGCTGTTGCCGAACAGGCGGCTGGCCATGGCGGGATATCTCATCCTTGCGCTTTTACCCAATTATATTGCGTATAACAGCGTACTCGGCTCGGAAATCCTGTTCACGTTCCTGTTCGCTGTGACATTGTGGATTAGCATTACAAAGGTGGACAACCGCTGGCGTTACCCCTTGCTGGGCATCCTTTGTGCCGTGACGGCTCTAACTCGACCGTTTTTCCTGGCTTATCCCGCGGTCTTGGTGATGCTACATTGGATCCAAACAAAGAGCCTGAAACGTTCCGTGGCGATGGCGGCCTCCGTGTTTGTTGCGATGGCGTTGACCCTTTCACCGTGGATCTATCGGAACTACAAAACGTTCGATGCATTCATTCCGGTTTCTTACAACGGAGGCGTCAACCTGTTCATTAATAACAACAGCGACAATCTCCACGGTGGCTACATGCCGCTGGAAAAAGTGACACCACGGGAAGGGTTCAAGGAAAAACTGCGCTCGGTTGGCGCCGAGTATCCTCAGTATTCCCCAAAACTTGAGCCCTTGTACCGGGCGGAAGCCCAGCATTGGATTGTGACACACCCGCTTCAGTTTTTGCAATTGGGCGTTGCCAGGGAAAAGCTGACTTTTTTTAGTGGAGCAAACGATATTGAAATGTGGGCGATTGCGGAAAACGCCAATAAAAACACGAGACGATTTATGTTGTTTCGACACATTTCGGACATCGTCATCCATGTGTTGAGCGGTTGTGGTCTGCTGTTCTTACTAATTAACATCCCGAAAACTGTGGTCGCCATAGTTCGAAAGCGTCGTATTGCGGATTTTCCGTCCGTTATATTGACGATGAATATTTTGTTTTATGCTGCGATCTATTTTGTTTTCGAAGGTCAGGCGCGCTACAATTTCCCTGTGTTGTTTTTATTGGTGATCGCAACGCTTGCTTTCGCATATAACGCAATGCAATTTGACCGTTTAATGGAAAAGGATCCGGTCAAACCTCAATCGCTCCAATAA